A genomic region of Peptoniphilus sp. ING2-D1G contains the following coding sequences:
- the pgi gene encoding glucose-6-phosphate isomerase (Glucose-6-phosphate isomerase (alternatively known as phosphoglucose isomerase or phosphohexose isomerase) is an enzyme that catalyzes the conversion of glucose-6-phosphate into fructose 6-phosphate in the second step of glycolysis.; High confidence in function and specificity) — protein sequence MIKYLNEELTEIKEIEKNKYIQEIESARDKYKNYLGFEKIERNLEELPKILECKKYIKENFNLVLVCGIGGSYLGSRAVIEAIKGQYFNHNSDVKILFLGNNLSSNHIKYVMDIAENSNTCAIAISKSGNTIETLISFQIIRKFLMKKYDDYEDRIFLITNDENGRLRDFKTERDCGFFKIHEDVVGRYSLLNNVGLLPMAIADIDIEKLLKGALDYKKYLEDVNLKENPSFLYALSRKKFFEKGKTIEILSASDPALEYLLKWYVQLFSESEGKNKNVIYSNYLIYSQDLHSMGQFLQEGPSNIFETSINFLNYDVDYKVNLEEINPVYYKNLKEYSLNLLNQKVIKATKDAHLKNDIHTSGVFLDRLDEYNIGQLLYFFMVSCSISSMLFGVNPYDQPGVEEYKSIFKKIIR from the coding sequence ATGATTAAGTATTTAAATGAAGAATTAACGGAAATAAAGGAAATTGAAAAAAATAAATATATTCAAGAAATAGAATCTGCAAGAGATAAGTACAAAAATTATCTTGGGTTTGAAAAAATTGAAAGAAACTTAGAAGAATTGCCTAAAATACTTGAATGCAAAAAATATATCAAAGAAAATTTCAACCTGGTCTTAGTGTGTGGGATAGGAGGCTCCTACCTGGGCTCAAGAGCCGTAATCGAAGCTATAAAGGGTCAATACTTCAATCACAACTCAGATGTTAAAATTCTTTTTTTGGGAAATAATCTTTCGTCGAATCATATCAAGTATGTGATGGATATAGCTGAAAATTCAAACACCTGTGCAATAGCCATATCAAAATCGGGAAATACTATTGAAACTTTAATAAGCTTTCAAATTATCCGTAAATTTTTAATGAAAAAATATGATGATTACGAAGACAGAATTTTCTTGATTACAAATGACGAAAATGGCAGATTAAGGGATTTTAAAACTGAAAGAGACTGCGGATTTTTTAAAATACACGAAGATGTTGTAGGTAGATATAGTTTATTAAATAATGTGGGGCTTTTGCCCATGGCAATAGCCGATATAGACATTGAAAAGCTTTTAAAGGGCGCATTGGACTATAAAAAATACTTAGAGGATGTGAATTTAAAAGAGAATCCTTCTTTTTTGTATGCCCTTTCGAGGAAAAAATTTTTTGAAAAGGGAAAGACAATCGAGATACTATCTGCATCGGATCCTGCCCTTGAATATCTGCTTAAATGGTATGTGCAGCTATTTTCAGAATCTGAAGGTAAAAATAAAAATGTAATATACTCCAATTATCTAATTTACTCACAGGATCTACATTCAATGGGACAGTTTTTGCAAGAAGGACCAAGCAATATATTTGAAACTTCCATAAATTTTTTAAATTATGATGTCGATTACAAAGTGAATTTAGAAGAAATAAATCCAGTCTATTACAAAAACTTGAAAGAATATTCTTTAAATCTTTTAAATCAAAAGGTAATTAAAGCTACCAAGGATGCGCATTTAAAAAACGATATACATACATCGGGAGTTTTTTTAGATAGATTGGATGAGTATAACATAGGACAGCTGTTGTACTTTTTTATGGTAAGTTGTTCGATTTCATCAATGCTTTTTGGAGTTAATCCCTATGATCAACCCGGAGTAGAAGAGTATAAATCCATATTCAAAAAGATAATTCGTTGA
- a CDS encoding Serine phosphatase RsbU (High confidence in function and specificity), which produces MVSVYKDMIFNESKLNYQILDAIADLVRVVDANNQVIFVNEAMSRQLGYDVKTLVCSISENEVPLNIAKRTIETGETIQREEIIKDFHYSVKCSPIKDSKGDVLGAVEVFRNTSIEHKLVTEIIDKNKKLTIEMAKAKKIQTSLLPKQGFMENIKINYIYEPYSILSGDIFDIFKIDKDNFAIYISDTVGHGFASSMVTMFVRFIMRNLSPETLKVPSQTLGELQEKFSELDLDLETYFTCFYGIYNRKKAKLIYSNAGHYPAPILLSGEKINILETPGYPITKFLNKFKYEDKTVDFNISDKLLLMTDGVVDAKNYHKDNYGMSRVLDILKGNENGELSVLRKSLNGFIWGEQKDDITALLLKVW; this is translated from the coding sequence ATGGTTTCAGTTTATAAAGACATGATATTTAATGAATCAAAACTGAATTATCAAATTCTCGATGCCATCGCAGATTTGGTCAGAGTTGTAGATGCAAACAATCAAGTCATATTTGTAAATGAAGCCATGAGCAGACAATTGGGATATGATGTAAAAACCCTTGTGTGCAGCATTTCTGAAAATGAAGTTCCTCTAAACATCGCAAAGAGAACCATTGAAACAGGCGAAACAATACAAAGAGAAGAAATAATAAAAGATTTTCACTATTCTGTAAAGTGTTCTCCCATTAAAGACTCCAAGGGTGATGTATTGGGAGCTGTGGAGGTATTCAGAAACACCTCAATAGAACATAAGCTTGTAACCGAAATTATTGATAAAAACAAAAAGCTTACCATTGAGATGGCAAAGGCGAAGAAAATTCAAACTTCTCTTTTACCAAAACAGGGATTTATGGAAAATATAAAGATCAATTATATATATGAACCCTATAGCATATTAAGCGGAGATATATTCGACATATTTAAAATAGATAAAGATAATTTTGCAATTTATATATCTGATACTGTGGGACACGGATTTGCATCTTCCATGGTGACTATGTTCGTAAGATTCATAATGAGAAACTTATCTCCGGAAACATTGAAAGTGCCATCTCAGACCTTAGGTGAACTTCAAGAAAAGTTTTCGGAATTGGATTTGGATTTGGAAACATATTTCACATGTTTTTATGGAATATATAACAGAAAAAAGGCGAAACTGATTTACTCAAATGCGGGACATTATCCTGCCCCCATACTCCTATCGGGAGAGAAAATCAATATCTTGGAAACTCCTGGATATCCTATAACTAAATTTTTAAATAAATTTAAATATGAAGATAAAACTGTCGATTTTAATATTTCCGATAAATTATTGCTGATGACTGACGGAGTTGTGGATGCAAAAAATTATCACAAGGATAACTATGGCATGAGCAGAGTTTTGGATATACTAAAGGGAAATGAAAATGGAGAATTGAGCGTTTTAAGGAAGAGCTTGAACGGTTTTATCTGGGGAGAACAAAAGGACGATATAACAGCATTGTTGCTAAAGGTATGGTAA
- the ypsC gene encoding putative RNA methyltransferase YpsC (In prokaryotes, the major role of DNA methylation is to protect host DNA against degradation by restriction enzymes. There are 2 major classes of DNA methyltransferase that differ in the nature of the modifications they effect. The members of one class (C-MTases) methylate a ring carbon and form C5-methylcytosine (see PRINTS signature C5METTRFRASE). Members of the second class (N-MTases) methylate exocyclic nitrogens and form either N4-methylcytosine (N4-MTases) or N6-methyladenine (N6-MTases). Both classes of MTase utilise the cofactor S-adenosyl-L-methionine (SAM) as the methyl donor and are active as monomeric enzymes; High confidence in function and specificity): MNNIKIVLNMNFGLESVVKRELLDMGYADLEVNDGQISFQGSLRDIAILNLRIRSAERVFIELANFEATTFEELFDKVYSLPWQDIISKDGNFIIQGRSAKSKLFSVSDCQRITEKAIIKKLQRTYDISYFSKSEERYKIEVILYKDIARIVLDTSGEGLHKRGYREASYKAPLSETIAAGLVQLSYWNKDRIFWDPFCGSGTIAIEAAMIGNDIAPGLMRSFDFEKFMFMDEKYIKEEKARCYGDIKYDNSLEIYGTDISYKAIEIAKMNAEILGIDEDVKFFVKDIKELDIAGDYGVIITNPPYGVRIGEGEVEELERELGKLYKSLDTWSLYAISADENFEKSFGKGANRNRKLYNGRIKTYYYQYLGPAPKRI, encoded by the coding sequence ATGAATAATATAAAAATAGTTTTAAATATGAATTTCGGGCTGGAATCCGTCGTAAAAAGAGAGCTTCTGGACATGGGATATGCGGATTTGGAAGTAAATGACGGGCAAATCAGTTTTCAAGGAAGCTTAAGGGATATAGCCATATTAAACCTACGCATAAGAAGTGCAGAGAGAGTTTTTATTGAACTTGCAAATTTTGAAGCGACGACTTTTGAAGAGTTGTTTGACAAGGTCTATTCCTTGCCCTGGCAAGATATAATATCTAAAGATGGAAATTTCATAATACAAGGTAGAAGTGCAAAATCAAAGCTTTTTTCCGTATCTGACTGTCAGAGAATAACAGAAAAAGCAATAATAAAAAAACTCCAAAGAACTTATGATATTTCGTATTTCAGCAAAAGTGAAGAAAGATATAAAATAGAAGTAATTCTATATAAAGACATCGCAAGAATTGTCCTTGATACTTCCGGAGAAGGTCTTCATAAGAGAGGATACAGAGAGGCATCTTACAAAGCTCCCCTTTCCGAAACCATAGCCGCAGGACTTGTACAGTTGTCCTATTGGAATAAGGACAGAATTTTCTGGGATCCCTTTTGCGGGTCGGGAACCATAGCCATAGAAGCCGCCATGATTGGCAATGACATTGCTCCCGGCCTGATGAGAAGCTTCGATTTTGAAAAATTTATGTTCATGGATGAAAAATACATCAAAGAAGAGAAAGCGAGATGTTATGGAGATATAAAGTACGACAATTCTCTTGAAATATATGGAACGGATATATCTTATAAAGCTATAGAAATCGCAAAAATGAATGCGGAGATACTTGGCATAGATGAAGATGTCAAGTTTTTCGTAAAGGACATCAAAGAATTGGATATTGCCGGAGATTATGGGGTTATAATAACAAATCCGCCCTATGGAGTAAGAATAGGAGAAGGTGAAGTGGAAGAGCTTGAAAGAGAATTGGGAAAACTTTACAAGTCTTTAGACACATGGTCTTTGTATGCGATTTCAGCAGATGAAAATTTTGAAAAGAGCTTCGGAAAAGGAGCAAATAGAAATAGGAAACTCTACAATGGACGAATAAAAACATATTACTATCAATACTTGGGACCGGCTCCCAAGCGTATATAA
- a CDS encoding ABC superfamily ATP binding cassette transporter (High confidence in function and specificity), with protein sequence MGIFENIKVAFSGLLLNKVRSFLTMLGIIIGISSVIGIVTIGKSLSETVAGGFAQINNAAIYVNLEPKEGYNYPDIVNDDWISEENIKKAEELYSSQIKSIAIIGPFVSGTINTQRNNVKIKISSSLPGEMDLSKLKIIAGRFLSYEDVDRSREVAVISDKVVEKVYGNDLEKALGSEIEINASNSFRVYRVVGVYKYEPFNMGVFGGDGEEHPTNVYIPLSVGNAQFYGNNKYWDFYVSPKENTQEAIDKLSEQLKSFFNDGIYKENERAQINARSFQSQMSQIESVMSNVKLAIGAIAAISLLVGGIGVMNILLVSVTERTREIGIRKAIGATNADIRAQFIIESIIICAIGGIFGIILGTAIGYAGSVFMKQPTFPSISSIVIAVGFSMAVGVFFGYYPANKAAKLDPIDALRYE encoded by the coding sequence ATGGGGATTTTTGAAAATATTAAAGTTGCTTTTTCGGGATTGCTTTTAAACAAAGTAAGAAGCTTTTTGACAATGCTTGGGATAATCATAGGAATATCTTCGGTAATAGGAATAGTCACCATAGGAAAATCATTATCGGAAACAGTGGCAGGCGGATTTGCTCAAATTAACAATGCAGCTATTTATGTAAATTTAGAGCCCAAGGAAGGGTACAACTACCCTGATATTGTAAATGATGATTGGATATCCGAAGAAAACATAAAAAAAGCAGAAGAACTGTATTCTTCACAAATAAAATCTATTGCTATTATAGGTCCCTTTGTTTCCGGAACGATTAACACTCAAAGAAACAATGTAAAAATAAAAATATCATCTTCACTTCCGGGAGAAATGGACTTGAGTAAGTTGAAAATTATCGCAGGAAGATTTTTAAGTTATGAAGATGTTGACAGAAGCAGAGAAGTTGCCGTAATTTCAGACAAGGTTGTGGAAAAAGTTTATGGGAATGACCTTGAAAAAGCCTTGGGATCTGAAATTGAAATAAATGCAAGTAATTCCTTTAGAGTATATAGAGTTGTGGGAGTCTATAAATATGAACCCTTCAACATGGGGGTTTTCGGAGGAGACGGAGAAGAACATCCCACAAATGTATATATCCCGCTTAGTGTTGGGAATGCACAGTTTTATGGGAACAATAAGTATTGGGATTTCTATGTATCCCCAAAGGAAAATACACAGGAAGCCATCGATAAATTATCAGAACAATTAAAGAGTTTTTTCAACGACGGAATTTACAAGGAAAATGAAAGAGCGCAAATCAATGCACGAAGCTTTCAATCTCAAATGTCTCAAATTGAAAGCGTAATGAGCAATGTAAAACTTGCCATAGGGGCTATTGCGGCAATTTCGTTGTTGGTAGGTGGAATAGGCGTAATGAACATACTTCTTGTATCAGTTACCGAAAGAACCAGAGAAATAGGCATAAGAAAGGCAATTGGTGCGACAAATGCCGATATAAGAGCACAATTTATAATTGAGAGCATAATCATCTGTGCAATAGGAGGTATCTTTGGAATAATATTGGGGACCGCAATAGGATATGCAGGCTCGGTTTTTATGAAACAACCCACTTTTCCATCGATTTCGTCAATTGTAATAGCTGTGGGCTTTTCCATGGCTGTGGGAGTTTTCTTCGGATACTATCCCGCAAACAAGGCGGCAAAACTCGACCCGATAGATGCATTGAGATATGAATAA
- the yknY gene encoding putative ABC transporter ATP-binding protein (This family is comprised of MJ0796 ATP-binding cassette, macrolide-specific ABC-type efflux carrier (MacAB), and proteins involved in cell division (FtsE), and release of lipoproteins from the cytoplasmic membrane (LolCDE). They are clustered together phylogenetically. MacAB is an exporter that confers resistance to macrolides, while the LolCDE system is not a transporter at all. An FtsE null mutants showed filamentous growth and appeared viable on high salt medium only, indicating a role for FtsE in cell division and/or salt transport. The LolCDE complex catalyzes the release of lipoproteins from the cytoplasmic membrane prior to their targeting to the outer membrane; High confidence in function and specificity): MIEMRDIVKKYYIGKPNELEILHKISLDIYDGEFVSIVGASGSGKSTLMNIIGLLDRPTSGEYYLNGIDMSDAQDAELSKIRNKRIGFVFQNFNLIPRISAKGNVELPMLYGKVPKKERSQRAEELLEIVDMADRASHNPNELSGGQKQRVAIARAMANDPDIILADEPTGALDTKTSRMVMDIFQKLNSERKKTIVLITHNTKLAEETKRIFTMSDGRIEVS; encoded by the coding sequence ATAATTGAAATGAGAGATATAGTAAAAAAATACTATATTGGGAAACCCAACGAGCTTGAAATTCTGCATAAAATTTCTTTGGATATCTATGATGGCGAATTTGTTTCGATTGTCGGAGCCAGCGGTTCGGGAAAATCCACTCTTATGAATATAATAGGGCTCCTTGACAGACCGACAAGCGGAGAATACTATTTAAACGGAATAGATATGAGTGATGCGCAAGATGCGGAGCTTTCCAAAATAAGGAACAAGAGGATAGGATTTGTATTTCAAAATTTTAACTTGATACCCAGAATTTCCGCCAAAGGAAATGTCGAACTTCCCATGCTTTATGGAAAAGTTCCAAAAAAAGAGAGATCTCAAAGAGCGGAGGAACTCCTTGAAATAGTGGATATGGCGGACAGAGCATCGCATAATCCCAATGAACTCTCCGGAGGTCAAAAACAAAGGGTGGCCATTGCAAGAGCCATGGCAAACGACCCGGACATCATTTTAGCCGATGAACCTACAGGAGCCTTGGATACAAAGACGAGCAGGATGGTAATGGATATTTTCCAAAAGCTTAACAGCGAAAGGAAAAAAACCATAGTATTGATAACTCACAATACAAAACTCGCTGAGGAAACCAAGAGAATATTCACCATGTCTGACGGAAGAATTGAGGTGAGCTGA
- a CDS encoding putative efflux transporter, RND family, MFP subunit (High confidence in function and specificity) — protein MTKIKNFFNGHKKLIFILAAIVVAGFAIKSFFFKSEEGMQITKADTTLLEKKDFEIVVTEIGEAVSEDSSKVYAEKQLPVKEINVEVGDVVQKDQVIAKLDDTTIKQQIALKQAMIASTYKSASAQIKSAKDRLDDANKNLEDGTNSTLIAANNAVISAYDQWQSAEKAYDDYRRSLNMGYNDQLVQQESLTSTAQDSLNSTQLNYNQSLERYNNLQRDISDSSMNLRNANMRVSSLKDKEARISSRINELSSKVEGANSSQDVSALEQQLLDLDLKLNSIDRTAPGADSLVNNLESRKKQIADQINSIKNSNQDNFNANIYAQELDSLKQQLKTVQEDLVSAQGDVTKYESEIEASKKQLESGQMEIEQQSLALDKAKKDLDQANEQKEKSNLTRKDQLETYRKSAEDLKSAYEGALRNLAVAEAAAKNEINALKSNLSIANSGADNGVNNVDLKNLYEDLEKTVVKAPISGTVTEQNMIKGQVPTNYLAKIDTVDRIIVKSKIKEFDLNNLKVGMKADITSDAIGKSKVFKGTIESINPTPAQPESQMGSNSNEVFYEVKLSIEDRDNLIKPGMTLRVKYIFERQKDVFTVPLNAIYQKNGKDFILYIEDSQEVTEIKEMPIIVKENNDYEAVVASENKLEGIRVLNSPDKFTTGTKVIFLEEEKTNE, from the coding sequence ATGACTAAAATAAAAAATTTTTTTAACGGGCATAAAAAATTAATATTTATCTTAGCAGCAATTGTAGTTGCAGGCTTTGCTATAAAAAGTTTTTTCTTTAAATCTGAAGAAGGAATGCAAATTACGAAAGCGGATACTACGCTTTTAGAAAAAAAGGATTTTGAGATAGTAGTAACGGAAATAGGAGAAGCTGTAAGCGAGGACAGTTCAAAGGTCTATGCAGAAAAACAACTTCCCGTCAAGGAGATAAATGTTGAGGTTGGAGATGTAGTACAGAAGGACCAAGTCATAGCAAAACTCGACGACACTACTATAAAACAACAAATCGCATTGAAACAAGCTATGATTGCATCTACTTATAAAAGTGCATCAGCTCAGATAAAAAGTGCTAAAGACAGGCTTGATGATGCAAATAAAAACTTGGAAGATGGAACAAACTCCACACTCATTGCGGCGAATAATGCGGTAATATCCGCCTATGATCAATGGCAAAGTGCAGAAAAAGCCTACGATGATTATAGAAGATCCTTAAATATGGGCTATAATGACCAATTGGTTCAACAAGAATCTCTTACAAGTACGGCGCAAGATTCATTGAATTCTACACAATTAAATTACAATCAATCCTTGGAAAGATATAATAATCTCCAAAGAGATATTTCAGACAGCAGTATGAATTTAAGAAATGCGAATATGAGAGTAAGTAGCTTAAAGGATAAGGAAGCAAGAATAAGCAGTAGAATAAATGAACTGTCAAGTAAAGTGGAGGGGGCGAATTCATCTCAAGATGTAAGTGCATTGGAACAGCAATTATTGGATTTGGATTTAAAGCTAAATTCTATAGATAGAACAGCTCCGGGAGCTGACAGTTTAGTAAATAATCTTGAAAGTAGAAAAAAACAAATAGCAGATCAAATAAATAGCATAAAAAATTCGAATCAAGATAATTTTAATGCAAATATATATGCGCAAGAACTGGATTCTTTAAAGCAACAACTTAAAACTGTGCAAGAAGATTTAGTTTCGGCTCAAGGGGATGTCACAAAATACGAAAGTGAAATAGAAGCTTCAAAAAAACAGTTGGAATCAGGACAAATGGAGATAGAGCAGCAATCTTTGGCGCTTGACAAGGCTAAGAAGGATTTAGATCAAGCCAATGAACAAAAAGAAAAATCCAATCTTACAAGAAAGGATCAATTGGAAACCTATAGAAAAAGCGCAGAGGATTTAAAAAGTGCCTATGAAGGAGCCTTGAGAAATTTAGCTGTTGCGGAGGCTGCAGCTAAGAACGAAATCAATGCTCTTAAAAGCAATTTATCCATTGCAAATTCCGGAGCGGACAATGGAGTTAACAACGTAGATTTAAAAAATCTATATGAAGATTTGGAAAAAACCGTAGTTAAAGCTCCCATATCGGGTACTGTGACAGAACAAAATATGATTAAAGGCCAGGTTCCGACGAATTATTTGGCTAAAATAGATACGGTAGACAGAATAATTGTCAAGTCAAAGATAAAGGAATTTGATTTGAACAACTTAAAAGTCGGCATGAAAGCTGATATAACAAGTGATGCCATAGGAAAATCAAAAGTATTTAAAGGAACAATTGAATCGATAAATCCAACACCGGCACAACCTGAAAGTCAAATGGGCTCAAATTCCAACGAAGTATTTTATGAAGTAAAGCTCAGCATAGAAGACAGGGACAATTTAATAAAGCCCGGAATGACATTGAGGGTTAAATATATTTTTGAAAGACAAAAGGATGTATTTACAGTTCCGCTAAATGCAATTTATCAAAAAAACGGTAAAGATTTTATTCTCTATATTGAAGATTCCCAAGAAGTTACAGAAATTAAAGAAATGCCCATCATAGTAAAGGAAAATAATGACTATGAAGCTGTCGTTGCCTCTGAAAATAAACTCGAAGGAATAAGGGTATTAAATTCACCCGATAAGTTTACAACGGGCACAAAAGTAATCTTTTTGGAAGAAGAGAAGACAAATGAGTAA
- a CDS encoding putative membrane protein (High confidence in function and specificity): MKRDKVFKIGLVLFLINFVIGVYFLNKVPDVMPIHFDGNDVADKYADKYFALFGIPIFMLILYVVAYFFTNKDPRRKFQGDMALNVVLMIAPILSIATTFLSVYYSLGKTVKIGFWINIFLSIMFVLVGNYLPKTKRNYTIGIKVPWTLDNDYVWEKTHRFGGYVYVIGGILLFLGNMFFYNYIENIAIIVVVIIAFAPMVYSYIIYKNISGNN, translated from the coding sequence ATGAAAAGAGATAAAGTTTTTAAAATAGGATTGGTTTTGTTTTTAATAAATTTTGTAATCGGAGTTTATTTTTTGAATAAAGTACCCGATGTTATGCCGATACATTTTGACGGCAATGATGTTGCGGATAAATATGCGGACAAATACTTTGCGCTTTTTGGAATTCCAATATTTATGCTAATTCTATATGTTGTGGCGTATTTTTTTACAAATAAGGATCCAAGGAGAAAATTTCAAGGGGATATGGCATTAAATGTAGTGCTTATGATCGCGCCTATTCTTTCCATAGCTACAACTTTTTTAAGCGTTTATTATTCTCTTGGCAAAACTGTAAAGATAGGATTTTGGATAAATATATTTTTGTCTATTATGTTCGTATTGGTAGGCAATTATCTGCCAAAGACAAAAAGAAATTACACCATAGGCATAAAAGTTCCGTGGACTTTGGACAATGATTATGTTTGGGAAAAGACTCACAGATTTGGAGGCTATGTCTATGTAATAGGAGGAATATTGCTGTTTTTAGGAAATATGTTTTTCTATAATTACATAGAAAACATAGCTATTATAGTGGTGGTTATAATAGCCTTTGCCCCGATGGTATATTCATATATCATATATAAAAATATAAGTGGGAATAATTGA
- a CDS encoding Arsenical Resistance Operon Repressor (Arsenical Resistance Operon Repressor and similar prokaryotic, metal regulated homodimeric repressors. ARSR subfamily of helix-turn-helix bacterial transcription regulatory proteins (winged helix topology). Includes several proteins that appear to dissociate from DNA in the presence of metal ions; Family membership) — MNLEKTFKALDDKNRREILNMLREGPLSAGEISDRFNMSKATTSYHLSILKEANLIIDNKEKNFIIYSLNVSIFEEVVGYIMNFLERD, encoded by the coding sequence TTGAATTTAGAAAAAACTTTTAAGGCTCTTGATGATAAAAACAGACGAGAGATTTTAAATATGCTTAGGGAGGGTCCATTAAGTGCAGGAGAGATAAGTGACAGATTTAACATGAGTAAGGCTACAACTTCTTATCACTTATCCATACTAAAGGAAGCAAATTTAATAATAGATAATAAAGAGAAAAATTTTATCATCTACAGTTTAAATGTTTCAATATTTGAAGAGGTCGTAGGATATATAATGAATTTTTTAGAGAGGGATTAG